A stretch of the Desulfovibrio legallii genome encodes the following:
- a CDS encoding FAD/NAD(P)-binding protein — MPGNPYKPMPATVAEVIQETGNIKTLRVVLDDAETMRNFRYEPGQVGQLSVFGAGESTFVINSPPSQKDYLQFSVMQAGEVTAAIHRLSPGDKVGVRAPLGNFFPYNSWKGKDIFFVGGGIGMAPIRTIMLHLLEHKADYGKISLLYGARSPRDMAFSYETEDWLRRPDLDCTLCIDAPFDGWEHKVGLIPNVLLEINPKPDNCVAVLCGPPIMIKFTVQALQKLNFAPENIVTTLEKRMKCGIGICGRCNIGGRYVCVDGPVFTWKQLQELPPEL; from the coding sequence ATGCCGGGCAACCCCTATAAGCCTATGCCCGCCACCGTGGCTGAAGTCATCCAGGAGACGGGCAACATCAAAACCCTGCGCGTAGTGCTGGACGACGCCGAAACCATGCGCAACTTCCGCTACGAGCCCGGCCAGGTAGGGCAGCTTTCCGTGTTCGGCGCGGGCGAATCCACCTTTGTCATCAATTCCCCGCCATCCCAGAAGGACTACCTGCAGTTCTCCGTCATGCAGGCGGGCGAGGTCACGGCGGCCATCCACCGCCTCTCCCCCGGCGACAAGGTGGGCGTGCGCGCCCCCCTGGGCAACTTCTTTCCCTACAACAGCTGGAAGGGCAAGGACATCTTCTTCGTGGGCGGCGGCATCGGCATGGCCCCCATCCGCACCATCATGCTCCACCTGCTGGAACACAAGGCGGACTACGGCAAGATCAGCCTGCTCTACGGCGCGCGCAGCCCCCGCGACATGGCCTTCAGCTACGAAACCGAAGACTGGCTGCGCCGTCCCGACCTGGACTGCACCCTTTGCATCGACGCCCCCTTCGACGGCTGGGAACACAAAGTGGGCCTCATCCCCAACGTGCTTCTGGAAATCAACCCCAAGCCCGACAACTGCGTGGCCGTGCTCTGCGGGCCGCCCATCATGATCAAATTCACGGTGCAGGCCCTGCAGAAGCTCAACTTCGCGCCGGAAAACATCGTCACCACTCTGGAAAAACGCATGAAGTGCGGCATCGGCATCTGCGGCCGCTGCAATATCGGCGGCCGCTACGTCTGCGTGGACGGCCCCGTCTTTACCTGGAAGCAGCTCCAGGAACTCCCGCCTGAATTGTAA
- a CDS encoding hydrogenase iron-sulfur subunit codes for MPVLTGKELRIVGFLCNWCSYGGADTAGVARATQPTDLRIIRVPCSGRIDPLFIVKALLNGADGVLVSGCHPRDCHYAAGNFYARRRLEVLKQFLPVLGIDERRFEYTWVSASEGQRWQQVVTVFTDRIHELGPAPRLENAEPLLEVADMALKSLRPLGTGQKAALAELKEAIKAKLPELDCVIGWQQGYDAAHTVPLFMRTPEDVEKLVWGPFNVNNPAVYLPSFKGKKVGVVVKGCDSRSVVELLQENLIRREDVTIFALPCEGTLDMARVNQELGRYTKIDGVAYDEAGVTITADGKEHRFCMTDCAQGKCYGCTTPSAVLADTRLGEPVKVEPGGYTPPELALLDSMSLDQRLGFWKAQMDRCLRCYACRNACPMCVCRDFCVSDSRDPHWMAQEDSAKEKLFFQTIHALHLAGRCTGCGECQRACPVGIPILALRQQIARAVAQLFDGYKPGLNPDDTPPLLGYEVVEKNIHERDWK; via the coding sequence ATGCCAGTGCTGACCGGCAAAGAACTGCGGATCGTGGGCTTTCTCTGCAACTGGTGCTCCTACGGCGGCGCGGATACGGCCGGCGTGGCCCGCGCCACCCAGCCCACAGATCTGCGCATCATCCGCGTGCCCTGTTCGGGCCGCATCGACCCTTTGTTTATCGTCAAGGCCCTGCTCAACGGCGCGGACGGCGTGCTGGTTTCCGGCTGCCACCCGCGCGACTGCCACTACGCTGCGGGCAACTTTTATGCCCGCCGCCGCCTGGAAGTGCTCAAGCAGTTCCTGCCCGTGCTGGGCATTGACGAACGACGCTTTGAATACACCTGGGTTTCCGCTTCCGAAGGGCAGCGCTGGCAGCAGGTGGTGACGGTCTTTACCGACCGCATCCACGAGCTCGGCCCCGCCCCCAGGCTGGAAAACGCCGAGCCCCTGCTGGAAGTGGCGGACATGGCCCTCAAATCCCTGCGCCCCCTGGGCACGGGCCAAAAGGCCGCCCTGGCCGAGCTCAAAGAAGCCATCAAGGCCAAGCTGCCTGAGCTGGACTGCGTTATCGGCTGGCAGCAGGGCTACGATGCGGCCCACACCGTGCCCCTGTTCATGCGCACGCCCGAAGATGTGGAAAAGCTGGTCTGGGGGCCCTTCAACGTCAACAACCCCGCCGTGTACCTGCCCTCCTTCAAGGGCAAAAAAGTGGGCGTGGTGGTTAAGGGCTGTGATTCCCGCTCCGTGGTGGAGCTCCTGCAGGAAAACCTCATCCGCCGGGAGGACGTGACCATCTTCGCCCTGCCCTGCGAAGGCACCCTGGATATGGCCCGCGTCAATCAGGAGCTGGGCCGCTACACCAAGATCGACGGCGTGGCCTATGACGAGGCCGGGGTTACCATCACCGCCGACGGCAAGGAGCACCGCTTCTGCATGACAGACTGCGCCCAGGGCAAATGCTACGGCTGTACCACCCCGTCGGCCGTGCTGGCCGACACCCGCCTGGGCGAACCCGTCAAAGTGGAACCCGGCGGGTACACCCCGCCGGAGCTGGCCCTGCTGGATTCCATGAGCCTGGACCAGCGCCTGGGCTTCTGGAAAGCCCAGATGGACCGCTGCCTGCGCTGCTACGCCTGCCGCAACGCCTGCCCCATGTGCGTGTGCCGCGACTTCTGCGTTTCGGACAGCCGCGACCCCCACTGGATGGCCCAGGAAGACTCGGCCAAGGAAAAGCTCTTCTTCCAGACCATCCACGCCCTGCACCTGGCCGGGCGCTGCACGGGCTGCGGCGAATGCCAGCGGGCCTGCCCCGTGGGCATCCCCATTCTGGCCCTGCGCCAGCAGATCGCCCGCGCCGTGGCCCAGCTTTTTGACGGCTACAAGCCCGGCCTCAACCCGGACGACACGCCGCCCCTCCTGGGCTATGAAGTGGTTGAAAAGAATATCCATGAGAGGGACTGGAAATGA
- a CDS encoding adenosylcobinamide-GDP ribazoletransferase — MALPRLCASGARRLAREALRAYDALAFLSRLVPPRRGAGAAALTASVPFFPLAGLVLGLAFALPPLLLLHTLEPAAAPLALLTAAWLWLAAEIWATRGLHWDGLADLGDAAGSGAQGERFWAVLRDSRLGAFGALHLLLAYSGLWALAAWQLQQGHWATLILAPAWGRTAALWLAALAPAREAHSLGGLARAGLTPRLAWGYALLALALLCGLAAALALPFWRVPCAALGQALLLTRMAALARREGGLSGDFLGAAIQWSQLWFLLLTV, encoded by the coding sequence TTGGCCCTGCCCCGCCTGTGCGCCTCCGGCGCACGCCGACTCGCCCGCGAGGCCCTGCGCGCCTATGACGCCCTGGCCTTTCTGAGCCGCCTGGTTCCCCCCCGCCGCGGGGCAGGCGCCGCCGCCCTTACCGCCAGCGTTCCCTTCTTTCCCCTGGCCGGGCTGGTGCTGGGCTTGGCCTTTGCCCTGCCCCCCCTGCTGCTGCTCCACACCCTGGAGCCCGCAGCCGCCCCGCTTGCGTTGCTGACTGCCGCCTGGCTGTGGCTGGCCGCCGAAATCTGGGCCACGCGCGGCCTGCACTGGGACGGCCTGGCCGACCTGGGCGACGCCGCAGGCAGCGGCGCGCAGGGCGAACGCTTCTGGGCCGTGCTGCGCGACAGCCGCCTGGGGGCCTTTGGCGCGCTCCATCTGCTGCTGGCCTACAGCGGGCTGTGGGCCCTTGCGGCCTGGCAGCTCCAGCAAGGGCACTGGGCTACGCTCATCCTGGCCCCGGCCTGGGGCCGGACAGCGGCCCTTTGGCTGGCGGCCCTGGCCCCCGCGCGCGAAGCGCACTCCCTGGGCGGCCTGGCCCGCGCCGGTCTTACCCCGCGCCTGGCCTGGGGCTACGCCCTGCTGGCCCTGGCCCTGCTCTGCGGGCTGGCCGCCGCCCTGGCCCTGCCCTTCTGGCGCGTGCCTTGCGCGGCCCTGGGCCAGGCCCTGCTGCTGACGCGCATGGCGGCCCTGGCCAGGCGGGAGGGCGGCCTTTCCGGCGATTTTCTGGGGGCGGCCATCCAATGGAGTCAGTTGTGGTTTCTGCTGCTTACGGTGTAG
- a CDS encoding CoB--CoM heterodisulfide reductase iron-sulfur subunit B family protein — translation MNFAYYPGCSARGSSADYEKSTQAVCRALNMNLVDIPDWSCCGSTPAHAVSSELSAALCVRNLDIAAQQQADLLLTPCPSCLSNLRMASKRMEDPAFRARVDELLDGPAAEKFPPVTSVMQGIAAQLDMNAIASRVRKSLKGLKLAAYYGCLMSRPAEIMNFGDPENPTLMESMLAACGAEMVDFPLKTSCCGASFGIPERSMTARNTARILDLATRLGVDAVIVACPLCQMNLDLRQVQAGDAAATRFHLPILYYTQMLGLAFDLPKTDLGLEKLRVSADGLVAKLDELRRADAAEGGRS, via the coding sequence GTGAATTTTGCCTATTATCCCGGCTGTTCGGCCCGCGGCTCTTCGGCGGATTACGAAAAATCCACCCAGGCCGTGTGCAGGGCCCTGAACATGAACCTTGTGGATATTCCGGACTGGAGCTGCTGCGGCTCCACCCCGGCCCACGCCGTGAGCAGTGAGCTTTCCGCCGCGCTCTGCGTGCGCAACCTGGACATCGCCGCCCAGCAGCAGGCCGACCTTCTGCTGACGCCCTGTCCCAGCTGCCTTTCCAACCTGCGCATGGCCTCCAAACGCATGGAGGACCCCGCCTTCCGCGCCAGGGTGGACGAACTGCTGGACGGCCCCGCGGCGGAAAAATTCCCGCCCGTGACCTCCGTCATGCAGGGCATTGCCGCCCAGCTGGACATGAACGCCATTGCCTCCCGCGTGCGCAAAAGCCTCAAGGGCCTCAAGCTGGCCGCCTACTACGGCTGCCTTATGAGCCGCCCGGCAGAGATCATGAACTTCGGCGACCCGGAAAACCCCACCCTTATGGAAAGCATGCTGGCCGCCTGCGGGGCGGAAATGGTGGACTTTCCGCTCAAGACCTCCTGTTGCGGCGCTTCGTTCGGCATTCCCGAACGGAGCATGACGGCCCGCAACACCGCGCGCATTCTGGACCTGGCCACGCGCCTGGGGGTGGATGCGGTCATTGTGGCCTGCCCCCTCTGCCAGATGAACCTGGATCTGCGGCAGGTGCAGGCGGGCGACGCCGCCGCAACGCGCTTCCACCTCCCCATCCTCTATTACACGCAGATGCTGGGCCTGGCCTTTGATCTGCCCAAGACCGACCTGGGCCTGGAAAAGCTGCGCGTCAGCGCTGACGGTCTTGTGGCCAAACTGGACGAACTGCGCCGCGCCGATGCCGCTGAAGGAGGCCGGTCATGA
- a CDS encoding nitroreductase family protein: MDFHALVTAARTCRRFEEDKPLNMADLEWLADCARLAPSARNAQDLRFVLVGPGDMCGRLFALTRWAGALRDWGGPQPGERPTGFIAILLPTKSNDLHLVDTGIAAQTMQLAAASRGWGCCIMQAFDHQAAPKLLAVPDAYTMALVLAFGVAKEKRVLAPMPTAGNAPYWRDAQGVHYVPKRALTDLILARY, from the coding sequence ATGGATTTTCACGCACTGGTCACGGCGGCGCGCACCTGCCGCCGGTTTGAGGAAGACAAGCCCCTGAACATGGCGGATCTGGAGTGGCTGGCGGACTGCGCCCGCCTGGCCCCTTCGGCCCGCAACGCCCAGGATCTGCGCTTTGTGCTGGTGGGCCCGGGAGACATGTGCGGGCGGCTGTTTGCGCTGACGCGCTGGGCCGGGGCGCTCAGGGACTGGGGCGGCCCGCAGCCGGGCGAGCGGCCCACGGGCTTCATCGCCATTCTGCTGCCCACCAAAAGCAACGACCTGCACCTGGTGGATACGGGCATTGCCGCCCAGACCATGCAGCTGGCCGCCGCCAGCCGGGGCTGGGGCTGCTGCATCATGCAGGCCTTTGACCACCAGGCCGCGCCCAAGCTGTTGGCCGTTCCCGATGCGTATACAATGGCGCTGGTGCTGGCCTTCGGCGTGGCCAAGGAAAAGCGCGTGCTGGCGCCCATGCCGACCGCGGGCAACGCCCCCTACTGGCGGGACGCCCAGGGCGTGCACTATGTGCCCAAACGCGCGCTGACGGATCTTATCCTGGCCCGCTATTAG
- a CDS encoding 4Fe-4S dicluster domain-containing protein → MNDAINLSRMRDTAFTAEVEAHSGQNVSTCYQCGNCTAGCPAGFVYDLQASQIMRAVQLGLKDMVLDSKSIWMCLSCSTCSQRCPNNINVGDVMETLRHMARREGRVTVPKVEKFWWSFLDTVRAFGRTYEIGTMALYMMRSMRVFTDLDLAPEALKKGKLGFKPHVLPHGAAPVARIFKRYKERAKREGVRP, encoded by the coding sequence ATGAACGACGCCATCAACCTGAGCCGGATGCGCGACACCGCCTTTACGGCGGAAGTAGAGGCGCACAGCGGCCAAAACGTGTCTACCTGCTACCAGTGCGGCAACTGTACGGCCGGCTGTCCGGCAGGTTTCGTGTATGACCTGCAGGCTAGCCAGATCATGCGCGCGGTGCAGCTGGGCCTGAAAGACATGGTGCTGGATTCCAAATCCATCTGGATGTGCCTCTCCTGTTCCACCTGTAGTCAGCGCTGCCCCAACAACATTAACGTGGGCGACGTCATGGAAACCCTGCGGCACATGGCCCGCCGGGAAGGGCGCGTCACCGTGCCCAAGGTGGAAAAATTCTGGTGGTCCTTCCTGGATACGGTGCGCGCCTTCGGCCGCACCTATGAGATCGGCACCATGGCCCTGTACATGATGCGCTCCATGCGCGTTTTCACGGACCTGGACCTGGCCCCGGAGGCCCTCAAAAAAGGCAAGCTGGGCTTCAAGCCCCATGTGCTGCCCCACGGCGCAGCCCCGGTGGCCCGCATTTTCAAGCGCTATAAAGAGCGCGCCAAACGCGAGGGGGTGCGGCCGTGA
- the aroQ gene encoding type II 3-dehydroquinate dehydratase, giving the protein MRIAVLHGVNLNMFGRRDPAQYGTATLADIDAALAALGQELEVAVDCFQTNHEGVMVERIHALADSDARAVVINAGAWTHYSYALADALAILRVPVVEVHMSNVHAREAFRQQSVLAPVCAGSVCGFGVESYLLGLRAAHSLALRGQNV; this is encoded by the coding sequence ATGCGCATAGCTGTCCTGCACGGCGTGAACCTCAACATGTTCGGCCGGCGCGACCCAGCCCAGTACGGCACGGCCACGCTGGCGGACATTGACGCGGCCCTGGCGGCCCTGGGCCAGGAGCTGGAAGTGGCGGTGGACTGCTTTCAGACCAACCACGAAGGCGTCATGGTGGAACGCATCCACGCCCTGGCGGATTCGGACGCGCGGGCCGTGGTCATCAATGCCGGGGCCTGGACCCACTACAGCTACGCCCTGGCCGACGCCCTGGCCATCCTGCGCGTGCCCGTGGTGGAGGTGCACATGTCCAATGTGCACGCGCGGGAGGCCTTCCGGCAGCAGTCGGTGCTGGCCCCGGTCTGCGCGGGCAGCGTCTGCGGCTTCGGCGTGGAGAGCTATCTGCTGGGGCTGCGCGCGGCCCACAGCCTGGCGCTGCGCGGTCAAAACGTGTAA
- a CDS encoding 4Fe-4S dicluster domain-containing protein has product MSTFRFVTPDGLPAFLAFLSQNGRRVLVPAEKPADKISVVFEPWQEGKPFTLAKATVPAKEAVLPQCETLVRYKKSKDPENPERVSISLDDTPEAQPTVVFACRPCDARGYATLDRPYLKGPYADPYYKARREQLTVITLTCPCGCNTCFCHWVGGGPTSPEGSDVLMTEIEGGYVLQAITPKGAELLEASDLKDGAELFPKAEAARKAAWASLEPAPNLKEAPQKVAARFTDMEFWQHWTDRCLSCGACTYFCPTCYCFTITDEGEGLSEKGGRRLRSWDNCMSSLFTREASGHNPRTLKALRMRNRVSHKFSTYPENWGVFSCNGCGRCVSNCPVCLDIRAIVLAAMDDGQSTKE; this is encoded by the coding sequence ATGAGCACCTTCCGCTTTGTCACCCCTGACGGTCTGCCCGCTTTTCTGGCCTTTCTCTCGCAAAACGGCCGCCGCGTGCTGGTTCCGGCGGAAAAGCCGGCCGACAAAATCTCGGTGGTCTTTGAGCCCTGGCAGGAAGGCAAACCCTTTACCCTGGCCAAAGCCACCGTGCCCGCCAAAGAGGCCGTGCTGCCCCAGTGCGAAACCCTGGTGCGCTACAAAAAATCCAAGGATCCTGAAAACCCCGAGCGCGTTTCCATCAGCCTGGACGATACGCCCGAAGCCCAGCCCACCGTGGTCTTTGCCTGCCGCCCCTGCGACGCGCGCGGCTACGCCACCCTGGACCGCCCCTACCTCAAGGGCCCTTACGCCGACCCCTACTACAAGGCCCGGCGCGAACAGCTCACGGTTATCACCCTCACCTGTCCCTGCGGCTGCAACACCTGTTTCTGCCACTGGGTAGGCGGCGGCCCCACCTCCCCCGAAGGTTCGGACGTGCTCATGACCGAGATCGAGGGCGGCTATGTGCTCCAGGCCATCACGCCCAAGGGGGCCGAGCTGCTGGAAGCCTCGGACCTCAAGGACGGCGCGGAGCTCTTCCCCAAGGCCGAAGCCGCCCGCAAAGCGGCCTGGGCCAGCCTGGAACCGGCCCCCAACCTCAAGGAGGCCCCGCAAAAGGTGGCCGCCCGCTTTACGGATATGGAGTTCTGGCAGCACTGGACAGACCGCTGCCTCTCCTGCGGCGCGTGCACCTACTTCTGCCCCACCTGCTACTGCTTCACCATCACCGACGAAGGCGAAGGCCTGAGCGAAAAGGGCGGACGCCGCCTGCGCAGCTGGGACAACTGCATGTCCTCCCTCTTCACGCGGGAGGCCAGCGGCCACAACCCCCGCACGCTCAAGGCCCTGCGCATGCGCAACCGCGTATCGCACAAATTCTCCACCTATCCTGAAAACTGGGGCGTGTTCTCCTGCAACGGCTGCGGCCGCTGCGTCAGCAATTGCCCCGTCTGCCTGGACATCCGCGCCATTGTGCTGGCCGCCATGGACGACGGGCAGAGCACCAAGGAGTAG
- a CDS encoding HdeA/HdeB family chaperone, with protein sequence MQKMLACCGLAMLCLALPLTARAENDQIDPKTYICAELLAQPTTDGGQPPVFEALQIDGYASALAGQPVADPESLAPMLGQVFAACQPNPAEKVLAVWQKARKSQAAATDGKWRADKTTCADYNANPDDGSGFVIWLDGYHRAKSGKDASVLSSDQALKSYLDACAKKPTALMLDVMDAQAR encoded by the coding sequence ATGCAAAAAATGCTTGCTTGCTGCGGCCTCGCCATGTTGTGCCTGGCCCTGCCCCTGACCGCCCGCGCGGAGAACGATCAGATCGACCCCAAAACCTACATCTGCGCCGAGCTGCTGGCCCAACCCACCACGGACGGCGGGCAGCCGCCCGTTTTTGAGGCCCTGCAGATCGACGGCTACGCCAGCGCCCTGGCGGGGCAGCCCGTGGCGGATCCGGAAAGCCTGGCCCCCATGCTGGGCCAGGTTTTCGCCGCCTGCCAGCCCAACCCCGCGGAAAAAGTCCTCGCCGTCTGGCAGAAAGCCCGCAAATCCCAGGCTGCCGCCACAGACGGAAAATGGCGGGCGGACAAGACCACCTGCGCGGACTATAACGCCAACCCGGACGACGGCAGCGGCTTTGTCATCTGGCTGGACGGCTACCACCGCGCCAAAAGCGGCAAGGACGCTTCTGTGCTTTCCAGCGACCAGGCCCTTAAAAGCTATCTGGACGCCTGCGCCAAAAAGCCCACGGCCCTCATGCTGGACGTCATGGATGCCCAGGCCCGATAG
- a CDS encoding redox-sensing transcriptional repressor Rex: MVTPPKSKHIPRATIQRLATYVQVLENFARDNVEVISSNPLAEACGVNGSQVRKDLAYFGEFGIRGVGYHVKSLIAAITSSLGVDREWRMALIGVGNLGKAILNHGEFRARGFNIVGIFDCDPFKIGEIVHGLEVHCTRDLKDMVDDLNIEIGIITTPPERAQRAAQHLMDAGITSILNFAPARIKVPERVNVEYVDFFHHLYSLAFNHPHTR, from the coding sequence ATGGTCACCCCTCCCAAAAGCAAACATATCCCCCGAGCCACCATCCAGCGCCTCGCCACCTACGTTCAGGTTCTTGAAAATTTCGCCCGCGACAATGTGGAAGTCATATCTTCCAACCCCCTGGCCGAAGCCTGCGGGGTTAACGGTTCCCAGGTGCGCAAGGATCTTGCCTACTTCGGGGAGTTCGGCATCCGCGGCGTGGGCTACCACGTCAAATCCCTCATCGCCGCCATCACGTCCTCCCTGGGCGTGGACAGAGAATGGCGCATGGCCCTCATCGGCGTGGGCAACCTGGGCAAAGCCATTCTGAACCACGGCGAGTTCCGCGCCCGGGGCTTCAACATCGTGGGTATTTTTGACTGCGATCCCTTTAAAATCGGGGAAATTGTCCACGGCCTGGAGGTGCACTGCACCCGCGACCTTAAGGACATGGTGGACGACCTCAATATTGAAATCGGCATCATCACCACCCCGCCGGAGCGCGCCCAGCGCGCGGCCCAACATCTGATGGACGCGGGCATCACCTCTATCCTCAATTTTGCCCCGGCGCGCATCAAGGTGCCGGAGCGGGTCAATGTGGAGTATGTGGACTTTTTTCACCACCTCTATTCCCTGGCCTTCAACCATCCGCACACCCGCTGA
- a CDS encoding CoB--CoM heterodisulfide reductase iron-sulfur subunit A family protein — protein sequence MRIGVFICHCGSNIAGTVDCAKVAEIARSYPDVVYATDPMYTCAEPGQAAIEAAIHENKLDGVVVASCSPRMHEPTFRRTVERAGLNRYMLEMANIREHVSWIGRDKEANTNKAAELVRLAVEKLRNNKPLLAKKFDVTKRVLIIGGGVAGIQAALDCAEGGVPVVLVEREATIGGKMAKLDKTFPTVDCSACILGPKMVDVAQHPNITLYAYSEVEDVSGYVGNFTVKIRKRSTYVDWSLCTGCGACTEKCPAKKTPDAFNELTGNTTAITIAFPQAIPKKAVINPQYCRQLTKGKCGVCAKVCPTGAIKYDMEDEVVTEEVGSIVAATGYDLMDWTIYQEYGGGAYPDVITSLQYERLLSASGPTGGHITRPSDGKEPKNIVFIQCVGSRDKSIGRPYCSGFCCMYTAKQAILTKDHIPDSKSFVFYMDIRAPGKMYDEFTRRAMEEYGTEYIRGRVSQIYPDGQGQLAVLGVDTLLGRPVEVHADLVVLAVGIEASKGAPQLAEKLRISYDSYGFFMESHVKLKPVETNTAGVFLAGVCQGAKDIPASVAQGSAAAAKVLALFAKDKLESDPQIAQVDIRRCVNCGKCIRCCPFGAIKEVEIRGEGKAQVIETVCQGCGLCTSTCPQGAIQLSHATDNQILAEVNALCQC from the coding sequence ATGAGAATAGGCGTCTTCATCTGCCACTGCGGCAGCAACATCGCCGGCACCGTGGATTGCGCCAAGGTGGCCGAAATAGCCCGCAGCTACCCCGACGTGGTTTACGCCACAGACCCCATGTACACCTGCGCCGAACCGGGCCAGGCCGCCATTGAGGCCGCCATCCACGAAAACAAGCTGGACGGCGTGGTGGTGGCCTCCTGTTCGCCGCGCATGCACGAGCCCACCTTCCGCCGCACGGTGGAACGCGCGGGCCTCAACCGCTATATGCTGGAAATGGCCAATATCCGCGAGCACGTCTCCTGGATCGGCCGGGACAAAGAGGCCAATACCAACAAGGCCGCCGAGCTGGTGCGCCTGGCCGTGGAAAAGCTGCGCAACAACAAGCCCCTGCTGGCCAAAAAGTTTGACGTCACCAAGCGCGTGCTGATCATCGGCGGCGGCGTGGCGGGCATTCAGGCCGCCCTGGACTGCGCCGAAGGCGGCGTGCCCGTGGTGCTGGTGGAGCGCGAGGCCACCATCGGCGGCAAGATGGCCAAGCTGGACAAAACCTTCCCCACCGTGGACTGCTCGGCCTGTATTCTGGGCCCCAAAATGGTGGACGTGGCCCAGCACCCCAACATCACCCTGTACGCCTATTCCGAGGTGGAGGACGTTTCGGGCTATGTGGGCAACTTCACGGTCAAGATCCGCAAGCGTTCCACCTATGTGGACTGGAGCCTGTGCACGGGCTGCGGGGCCTGCACCGAAAAGTGTCCGGCCAAAAAAACACCCGACGCCTTCAATGAGCTCACGGGCAACACCACGGCCATCACCATCGCCTTCCCCCAGGCCATCCCCAAGAAGGCCGTCATCAACCCGCAGTACTGCCGCCAGCTCACCAAGGGCAAGTGCGGCGTGTGCGCCAAGGTCTGCCCCACCGGGGCCATCAAATACGACATGGAGGATGAGGTCGTCACCGAAGAGGTGGGCAGCATTGTGGCCGCCACGGGCTATGACCTCATGGACTGGACCATCTATCAGGAATACGGCGGCGGGGCCTACCCGGACGTGATCACCTCTTTGCAGTACGAGCGCCTGCTCTCGGCCTCCGGCCCCACGGGCGGGCACATCACGCGCCCCTCGGACGGCAAGGAACCCAAGAACATCGTCTTCATCCAGTGCGTAGGCTCGCGGGACAAATCCATCGGCCGCCCCTACTGCTCCGGCTTCTGCTGCATGTACACGGCCAAGCAGGCCATCCTGACCAAGGACCACATCCCCGATTCCAAATCCTTCGTCTTCTATATGGACATCCGCGCGCCGGGCAAAATGTATGACGAGTTTACCCGCCGCGCCATGGAGGAATACGGCACGGAATACATCCGCGGCCGCGTTTCCCAGATCTACCCGGACGGCCAGGGCCAGCTTGCCGTGCTGGGCGTGGATACCCTGCTGGGCCGCCCCGTGGAGGTGCACGCCGACCTGGTGGTGCTGGCCGTGGGCATTGAGGCCAGCAAGGGCGCGCCCCAGCTGGCCGAAAAGCTGCGCATTTCTTACGACAGCTACGGCTTCTTCATGGAAAGCCATGTGAAGCTCAAACCGGTGGAGACCAACACCGCCGGCGTGTTCCTGGCCGGCGTGTGCCAGGGGGCCAAGGACATCCCGGCCTCCGTGGCTCAAGGCTCGGCGGCGGCGGCCAAGGTGCTGGCCCTCTTCGCCAAAGACAAACTGGAAAGCGACCCGCAGATCGCCCAGGTGGACATCCGCCGCTGCGTCAACTGCGGCAAGTGCATCCGCTGCTGCCCCTTCGGGGCCATCAAGGAAGTGGAAATCCGCGGCGAGGGCAAGGCCCAGGTCATTGAGACCGTCTGCCAGGGCTGCGGCCTGTGCACGTCCACCTGCCCGCAGGGGGCCATCCAGCTTTCACACGCCACCGACAACCAGATCCTTGCGGAGGTGAACGCCTTATGCCAGTGCTGA